A window of Plasmodium relictum strain SGS1 genome assembly, organelle: plastid:apicoplast genomic DNA:
TCCAAAAAAACCAAATTCTGCTTTAAGAAAAGTAGCTAAAATAAAATTATCAAATAATAAAGAATTATTAGCTTATATACCAGGTGAAGGAAAATCTATTCAAGAACATAATTTTGTTTTAATAAAAGGAGGTAGAGTAAAAGATTTACCTGGTATAAAATATAAAATAATTAGAGGATCTTTAGATTCAATAGGAGTTTTAAATAGAAAAACATCTAGATCTAAATATGGTACAAAAAAAATTTAAATTTTATAATGAAAATTTTATTTAAAAGTTTTATAAAAATATATTTAAAAAAAGGTAAAATAAATAAAAGTATAAAATTATTAATATATATATTATATTTATTAAAAAAAATAACTAAAAAATCTGGTATATTTATTTTCAATAAAGCAATAAAAAATTTATTATTACCTTTTTCATTTTTTAAAATGAAAATTAATACAAATATATATAACATACCTATTATTATATCTTATGAACAATCTATTTTTAATGTATATAAATTATTTAATAAAATAATAAAAATTAAAAATATAATATTATATAAATTATTTTGTAAATATATTGTTTTAAGTTATAATAAAGAAGGGAATTTATATAAAAATAAATTAAATTTAATAAAACAATTTATTTCTAATAGAGTATATATATATTTATTAGATAAATATAAAAATATGTAAAAGATTATATTATTATTTATGTATTATATATTATATTATAAAATTAAATATGAATAATAAAATATTTATAAGAAATAAACAACA
This region includes:
- the RPS12 gene encoding apicoplast ribosomal protein S12, putative, with protein sequence MIKIKKLLYNKKFKKIKNLKKNNYLLNKCPQKKGIVLKILIKTPKKPNSALRKVAKIKLSNNKELLAYIPGEGKSIQEHNFVLIKGGRVKDLPGIKYKIIRGSLDSIGVLNRKTSRSKYGTKKI
- the RPS7 gene encoding apicoplast ribosomal protein S7, putative, with the protein product MKILFKSFIKIYLKKGKINKSIKLLIYILYLLKKITKKSGIFIFNKAIKNLLLPFSFFKMKINTNIYNIPIIISYEQSIFNVYKLFNKIIKIKNIILYKLFCKYIVLSYNKEGNLYKNKLNLIKQFISNRVYIYLLDKYKNM